Proteins found in one Lepeophtheirus salmonis chromosome 9, UVic_Lsal_1.4, whole genome shotgun sequence genomic segment:
- the LOC121124577 gene encoding LOW QUALITY PROTEIN: 2-oxo-4-hydroxy-4-carboxy-5-ureidoimidazoline decarboxylase (The sequence of the model RefSeq protein was modified relative to this genomic sequence to represent the inferred CDS: deleted 1 base in 1 codon) — protein sequence MSSYESFLDLFGNVVERNLMIATLVYLKVDGVIVSKENIIQTFFEVMDNLSIENKVSILRMYPILGDKVPASALDSTNEQSYLGVKNVSQETLDYLNDLNQKYLNKFKFPFVICVKKKSFDEVLIEIAERCTKLYEEEVSLGVEEVKKICEIRILDTFEKKEDIIRQL from the exons ATGAGTTCATATGAGTCTTTTCTTGACTTATTTGGAAATGTTGTGGAAAGAAATCTAATGATTGCTACATTGGTGTATTTAAAAGTTGACGGTGTTATagtttctaaagaaaatataattcaaact ttttttgaagtgATGGACAACTTATCAATAGAGAATAAAGTCTCCATTTTACGAATGTACCCTATTCTTGGAGATAAAGTCCCAGCTAGTGCTCTAGACAGTACTAATGAACAA agctATTTAGGTGTAAAAAATGTTAGTCAAGAAACGCTTGATTATCTCAATGacttgaatcaaaaatatttgaataagtttaaatttCCATTCGTCATATgcgtaaaaaaaaagtcatttgatgaGGTTTTGATAGAAATTGCAGAGAGATGCACCAAATTATATGAAGAAGAAGTGTCACTTGGGGTCgaagaagtgaagaaaatttGCGAAATTAGAATTTTGGACACGttcgaaaaaaaagaggatataaTTCGACAACTTTAA